In the Clostridium sporogenes genome, one interval contains:
- a CDS encoding ferrous iron transport protein A, with amino-acid sequence MTLAMAREGEINKIKKITGRDNVRQFLAKLGFIEGESVTVISEVSGNMIINVKDSRIAIGKSMANRIII; translated from the coding sequence ATGACATTAGCTATGGCAAGAGAGGGTGAAATAAATAAAATAAAGAAAATAACAGGTAGAGATAATGTGCGACAATTTCTTGCAAAGTTAGGTTTTATAGAAGGAGAAAGTGTTACTGTCATATCAGAGGTATCAGGAAATATGATAATAAACGTAAAAGATTCAAGAATAGCTATTGGTAAAAGTATGGCTAATAGAATCATTATTTAG
- a CDS encoding acyl-CoA dehydratase activase: MFKVGIDIGYSTFKYVVLDKSNKVIKKDYLFHKGKIEKEYNNLLVAIKDIVNDKKIAFGITGSLSSRINLENKYKVNNVIALVEGAIMRNKEVESIIELGAEETKYITNCNSEGSSGINFFVNSSCAAGTGAFLEEQLTRLSIGYDDVESYINKAKQIPRIAGRCSVFSKTDMIHHQQDGVKTEDILLGLCYALARNYKSNVVQKNKIKKPVMLTGGVMNNTGVVKALKDILNLEDKDIIFDEYFYLVSCFGACKISEGKNNLINIEDLKIKELLKNREDEKSIYNTLGDYGYGDSLNKHNVMKKNAKEGYLGVDVGSTSINFVVLDEENEVIDYIYTKTLGEPKSVVLRTFDVLKKRLGENFKIKGIGTTGSGRAFIGKMLEADFIVDEITAQAKGATTVDYDVDTIFEIGGQDSKYISLEKCMVKDFEMNKVCAAGTGAFIEEQVKKLGINIEEFSDIALKGKNPSNLGDRCTVFIEGNVGKALTKGEDIENITAGLAYSIVKNYLNRVVGNRKIGDKIFLQGGIAYNQAVTNAFRALTGKTIIVPKFFSVTGALGTAILTKEHIEKANQNKMKSTVNSNIETKGNEYFLEGYSKVRNANKKTVGIPRVLFINKMFPMFNTIFKKLGYNVLLSDITNEEIVKLSEEYSFEETCFPVKLINGHVAWLLDKGVEYIFLPQLLTMKHVGSKMREDYACVYMQTSPKIIEGIFDLKFKGIELIAPALSFNFGKEYMIKALLGIGKQLGKSIPETTLAVMSGMKNFFQYEKKLEKLGEQVIENINEDEKVFIIISRVYNIVDPMLNMGIADRLKSMGYKVLNLGHLKANEMKLKEEYNNMYWPFGQHILTGLEVIKNSKNLYPIYITNHGCGPDTILAHYFKKEMEDNPYLHIEVDEHSSKIGVITRIEAFVNSLDYQKSSKKNNKYIQKPIISKIPEKDLEVSRVILLPNLYPYSNILKAFLERTGKKVEITEEINDYSIEFGKKFSMSKEYFSLIALIGEVINKVKNSNNEYTLYFPTNEGSETFGQYGKIIKDKVEESGREIFLESPFIEDFLGNKNLGLEFARGIIACDLINLLNEDKKDEYLKFVIDRVRNFKLDDNFLEALANKAKIEIMSSVSKKKLLIIGEPFVVYKDYLNNGMLKNLSKDNRVIKEPLSEILYVIWRDFSHKRNKINKTYIELIKKYKNSIELVSNQLGEFTPYNSDLDELINVLKDKLPMYAGGAGRYRLAKILTAKNADGIILVSSMYENTATILKILREKYKKDIKVPLLDLYFDSNINKNPEELLETFINYI, translated from the coding sequence ATGTTTAAGGTTGGAATAGATATCGGGTATTCTACATTTAAATATGTAGTTTTAGATAAAAGTAATAAGGTAATAAAAAAAGATTATTTATTTCATAAGGGAAAAATAGAAAAGGAATATAATAATTTATTAGTAGCGATAAAGGATATAGTAAATGATAAAAAAATTGCTTTTGGGATTACAGGAAGTCTTTCTTCTAGAATTAATCTTGAAAATAAATATAAAGTGAATAATGTTATTGCTTTAGTTGAGGGAGCAATAATGAGAAATAAAGAAGTTGAATCTATTATAGAACTTGGTGCTGAAGAAACTAAATATATTACAAATTGCAATTCAGAAGGTAGTAGTGGAATTAACTTTTTTGTAAACAGTAGTTGTGCTGCTGGAACAGGAGCTTTTTTAGAAGAACAACTTACTAGGCTTTCTATAGGATATGATGATGTTGAGAGCTATATAAATAAGGCCAAACAAATTCCAAGAATAGCAGGGCGCTGTAGTGTTTTTTCAAAAACAGATATGATCCACCATCAGCAGGATGGAGTGAAAACTGAGGATATTTTACTTGGGCTTTGCTATGCATTAGCAAGAAATTATAAGTCTAACGTGGTTCAAAAAAATAAGATAAAAAAACCAGTAATGCTCACTGGGGGAGTTATGAATAATACTGGAGTTGTAAAAGCTTTAAAGGATATATTAAATTTAGAAGATAAGGATATTATATTTGATGAATATTTTTATTTGGTATCTTGTTTTGGAGCTTGTAAAATATCAGAGGGAAAAAACAATCTTATAAATATTGAGGATCTAAAAATTAAGGAGCTTCTTAAAAACAGAGAAGATGAAAAATCAATTTATAATACTCTTGGGGATTATGGTTATGGTGATAGTTTAAATAAGCATAATGTTATGAAAAAAAATGCAAAAGAAGGATATTTGGGTGTAGATGTAGGTTCTACTAGTATAAATTTTGTAGTTTTAGATGAGGAAAATGAAGTTATAGATTATATATATACTAAAACCTTGGGAGAACCAAAGAGCGTTGTATTAAGAACTTTTGATGTTTTAAAAAAAAGATTAGGTGAGAATTTTAAAATAAAGGGAATTGGAACTACAGGTTCTGGGAGAGCATTTATTGGGAAAATGTTAGAAGCAGATTTTATTGTGGATGAAATAACAGCACAGGCTAAAGGTGCAACTACTGTAGATTATGATGTAGATACTATTTTTGAAATAGGAGGTCAAGATTCTAAATACATAAGCTTAGAAAAGTGTATGGTTAAGGATTTTGAAATGAATAAAGTGTGCGCGGCAGGAACAGGAGCCTTTATAGAGGAACAAGTTAAAAAGTTAGGCATAAATATAGAAGAGTTTTCAGATATTGCTCTAAAGGGTAAAAATCCAAGCAATTTAGGAGATAGATGTACTGTATTTATAGAGGGTAATGTTGGAAAAGCTTTAACTAAGGGGGAAGATATTGAAAATATTACAGCTGGATTAGCTTATTCTATAGTTAAAAATTATTTAAATAGAGTTGTTGGTAATAGAAAAATAGGTGATAAAATATTTCTTCAAGGAGGAATAGCTTATAACCAAGCAGTAACCAATGCCTTTAGGGCACTAACTGGAAAAACAATTATAGTTCCAAAATTCTTTAGTGTTACAGGAGCTTTAGGTACAGCAATATTAACAAAAGAACATATAGAGAAAGCAAATCAAAATAAAATGAAAAGCACTGTTAATAGTAATATTGAAACTAAGGGAAACGAATATTTTTTAGAGGGATATTCTAAAGTAAGGAATGCAAATAAAAAAACCGTTGGAATACCTAGGGTACTGTTTATAAATAAGATGTTTCCTATGTTTAATACAATATTTAAAAAACTTGGATATAATGTACTTCTTTCCGATATTACTAATGAAGAAATAGTAAAGCTTAGTGAGGAATATTCCTTTGAAGAAACTTGTTTTCCTGTAAAACTTATAAATGGTCATGTAGCCTGGTTATTAGATAAGGGTGTAGAGTATATTTTTCTACCACAACTTTTAACTATGAAGCATGTAGGTTCTAAAATGAGAGAAGATTATGCATGTGTATATATGCAAACCTCTCCTAAAATTATTGAAGGAATATTTGATTTAAAGTTTAAAGGAATAGAACTTATAGCACCAGCATTATCTTTTAATTTTGGAAAGGAATATATGATTAAAGCTTTATTAGGTATAGGAAAGCAGTTAGGTAAAAGTATTCCTGAAACAACTCTTGCTGTTATGAGTGGCATGAAAAACTTTTTTCAATACGAGAAAAAATTAGAAAAATTAGGAGAGCAAGTTATAGAAAATATTAATGAGGATGAAAAAGTATTTATTATAATCAGCAGAGTTTATAACATAGTAGATCCTATGTTGAATATGGGAATAGCTGATAGATTAAAAAGTATGGGTTATAAAGTTCTAAATTTGGGACATCTTAAGGCTAATGAAATGAAACTGAAGGAAGAATATAACAACATGTATTGGCCCTTTGGACAGCATATATTAACTGGATTAGAGGTAATTAAGAACTCAAAAAATTTATATCCTATTTATATAACAAATCATGGCTGTGGACCAGATACAATACTTGCCCATTATTTCAAAAAAGAAATGGAGGATAATCCATATCTTCATATAGAGGTAGACGAGCATTCATCAAAAATTGGGGTTATTACAAGAATTGAAGCCTTTGTTAATTCACTAGATTATCAAAAATCTAGTAAAAAAAATAATAAATATATTCAAAAGCCTATTATATCAAAAATTCCTGAAAAAGATTTAGAGGTCAGTAGAGTTATTTTATTACCTAATTTATATCCATATAGTAATATTCTTAAGGCATTTTTAGAAAGGACAGGCAAAAAGGTTGAAATCACAGAGGAGATAAATGATTATAGTATTGAATTTGGCAAAAAGTTCTCAATGTCAAAGGAGTATTTTTCTTTAATAGCTTTAATAGGTGAAGTTATTAATAAAGTAAAAAATAGTAATAATGAATATACTCTATATTTCCCAACCAATGAAGGCAGTGAGACCTTTGGACAGTATGGAAAAATTATAAAAGATAAGGTAGAGGAAAGTGGGAGAGAAATTTTTTTGGAATCCCCATTCATAGAGGATTTCTTAGGAAATAAAAATTTAGGGTTAGAATTTGCAAGGGGCATTATAGCTTGTGATTTAATAAATCTTTTGAATGAAGATAAAAAAGATGAATATTTGAAGTTTGTTATTGATAGAGTAAGAAATTTTAAATTAGATGATAATTTTCTTGAAGCATTAGCTAATAAAGCAAAAATAGAAATTATGTCTAGTGTTAGTAAGAAAAAATTATTAATAATTGGAGAGCCATTTGTTGTATATAAGGACTATTTAAATAATGGGATGCTTAAAAATTTAAGTAAAGATAATAGGGTAATAAAAGAACCCCTTTCAGAAATCTTATATGTAATATGGAGAGATTTTAGTCATAAAAGAAATAAAATTAATAAGACATACATTGAATTAATAAAAAAATATAAAAATTCTATAGAATTAGTAAGCAATCAGCTTGGAGAGTTTACACCATATAATAGTGACTTAGATGAACTTATAAATGTATTAAAGGATAAATTACCTATGTATGCAGGTGGTGCAGGGAGATACAGATTAGCAAAGATTCTTACTGCAAAAAATGCTGATGGAATAATACTTGTTAGTTCGATGTATGAAAATACCGCTACAATTTTGAAAATACTTAGAGAAAAGTATAAAAAAGATATTAAAGTTCCACTTTTGGATTTATATTTTGATAGTAATATAAATAAAAATCCAGAGGAACTTTTAGAAACATTCATAAATTATATTTAA
- the feoB gene encoding ferrous iron transport protein B, with protein MENIRIALVGNPNCGKTTMFNYLTGSSQYVGNWPGVTVEKKEGKLKQHKDIKVIDLPGIYSLSPYTLEEVITRNYLITEKPEVIINIVDGTNLERNLYLSTQVMELGIPVIIALNMMDIVRKNGDIIDKDKLGKSMGCTVVETSALKGDGCKELINKAIELAKSHKVNAIEHAFSNDVEKVLSDIENEICNQVNKEHLRWFAIKLFENDEKAIEQGNISKSSKDKVGAIVASFEDKLDDDGESIITNERYNYISKIITKCVVKKNKTKLTTSDKIDKIVTNRILGLPIFAAIMYLVYYLSISTIGTGATDWVNDVLFGDIIPPAIEGFLTSIGTADWLNSLILDGIVAGVGAVLGFLPQMMVLFLCLAILEDCGYMSRIAFIMDRIFRKFGLSGKSFIPMLIGTGCGVPGIMASRTIENESDRKMTIITTTFMPCSAKLPIIALIAGALFPGAAWVAPSAYFIGIGAIICSGIILKKTKAFAGEPAPFVMELPKYHVPGVKGVLIHMWDRAKSFVKKAGTIIFLACGLIWFLGSFNWSLAMVETPDSMLASMGKAIAPIFNPLGWGDWKAAVATISGLIAKENVVGTFGILYGAGEVAEDGVEIWKTLHGSFTQLSAYSFLIFNLLCAPCFAAIGAIKREMGNAKWTWIAVGYQTALAYGVALTFYQLGLLFTGKGFGIGTLVALVLLAGFLYLLFRPYKNFSNSTDIKGDRKENISA; from the coding sequence ATGGAAAATATAAGAATTGCTCTTGTAGGAAATCCTAACTGTGGTAAAACTACAATGTTTAACTATCTAACTGGTAGTTCACAATATGTAGGTAACTGGCCTGGAGTAACTGTAGAAAAAAAAGAAGGTAAATTAAAACAACATAAGGATATAAAAGTAATAGATTTACCTGGAATATATTCACTTTCACCATATACCTTAGAAGAAGTTATAACAAGAAACTATCTTATTACAGAAAAACCAGAAGTTATTATAAATATAGTAGATGGTACAAACCTTGAAAGAAACTTATATTTATCAACTCAAGTAATGGAACTTGGAATTCCTGTTATAATAGCTTTAAATATGATGGATATTGTTAGAAAAAATGGAGATATCATAGATAAGGACAAGTTAGGTAAATCTATGGGTTGTACCGTAGTTGAAACATCTGCTTTAAAAGGTGATGGGTGTAAAGAACTAATTAATAAAGCAATAGAATTAGCTAAATCACACAAAGTTAATGCAATTGAGCATGCTTTTTCAAATGATGTAGAAAAGGTTTTATCTGATATTGAGAATGAAATTTGTAATCAAGTTAATAAAGAACATTTACGTTGGTTTGCTATAAAACTATTTGAAAATGATGAAAAAGCAATTGAACAAGGAAATATTTCAAAATCTTCAAAAGATAAAGTTGGAGCAATTGTAGCTAGTTTTGAAGATAAATTAGATGATGATGGCGAAAGTATAATAACTAATGAACGTTATAATTACATAAGTAAAATAATTACTAAATGTGTAGTTAAGAAAAACAAAACCAAATTAACTACTTCCGATAAAATAGATAAAATAGTTACTAATAGAATTTTAGGACTACCTATATTTGCAGCTATTATGTACCTAGTTTATTATTTATCTATTTCAACAATAGGCACTGGAGCTACAGATTGGGTAAATGATGTTTTATTTGGTGATATTATACCTCCAGCAATAGAGGGATTTCTTACATCTATAGGAACTGCTGATTGGTTAAATTCTTTAATACTTGATGGTATTGTTGCTGGTGTAGGAGCTGTACTTGGATTCTTACCACAAATGATGGTATTATTTTTATGTCTTGCGATTTTAGAAGATTGTGGTTACATGTCACGTATAGCTTTCATAATGGATAGAATATTCCGTAAGTTTGGTCTTTCTGGTAAGTCATTTATACCTATGCTTATAGGAACAGGTTGTGGAGTTCCAGGAATTATGGCATCAAGAACTATTGAAAATGAATCAGATAGAAAAATGACTATTATAACTACTACGTTTATGCCTTGTTCTGCTAAATTACCAATAATAGCTTTAATTGCAGGAGCATTATTCCCAGGGGCAGCTTGGGTAGCACCTTCAGCATATTTTATTGGAATCGGAGCTATTATATGTTCTGGAATAATTTTAAAGAAAACAAAAGCTTTTGCAGGTGAGCCTGCTCCATTTGTTATGGAATTACCAAAATATCATGTACCTGGTGTAAAAGGTGTACTTATTCATATGTGGGATAGAGCAAAATCCTTCGTTAAAAAGGCAGGTACTATAATATTCCTTGCTTGTGGATTAATATGGTTCTTAGGCAGTTTCAATTGGTCATTAGCAATGGTAGAAACTCCAGATTCAATGTTAGCTTCAATGGGTAAAGCAATAGCTCCTATATTTAATCCATTAGGATGGGGAGATTGGAAAGCAGCGGTAGCAACTATTTCAGGATTAATTGCAAAAGAAAATGTAGTTGGTACATTTGGTATTTTATATGGAGCTGGAGAAGTAGCTGAAGATGGTGTAGAAATTTGGAAAACTCTACACGGATCATTTACACAACTATCTGCATACTCCTTCCTAATATTTAACTTATTGTGTGCTCCATGTTTTGCTGCTATTGGTGCAATTAAACGTGAAATGGGTAATGCTAAATGGACTTGGATAGCTGTTGGATATCAAACTGCATTAGCCTATGGAGTAGCACTTACATTTTACCAATTAGGATTACTTTTCACAGGAAAAGGATTTGGAATTGGCACATTAGTTGCTTTAGTATTGTTAGCAGGGTTCTTATATCTGTTATTTAGACCATATAAAAATTTCTCTAATTCAACTGATATCAAAGGTGATAGGAAAGAAAATATTAGCGCATAG
- a CDS encoding ferrous iron transport protein A, which translates to MMTLKDVECGQKVTVVKLHGKGVLKRRIMDMGITKGVEIFVRKLAPLGDPIEVNIRNYELTLRKADAEMIEVK; encoded by the coding sequence ATGATGACGTTAAAAGATGTTGAATGTGGACAAAAAGTAACTGTAGTAAAACTCCATGGGAAAGGAGTTTTAAAAAGAAGAATTATGGATATGGGAATAACTAAGGGTGTAGAAATTTTTGTACGTAAATTAGCACCATTAGGAGATCCAATAGAAGTAAATATAAGAAATTATGAATTAACACTTCGTAAAGCGGATGCGGAAATGATAGAAGTAAAGTAA
- a CDS encoding FeoB-associated Cys-rich membrane protein, with the protein MATFIIGTLVIGSFVLVGRKVYKDKKNGNCCSGNCCDCHSSCKPTKSK; encoded by the coding sequence ATGGCTACATTTATAATTGGTACATTAGTAATAGGATCATTTGTTCTTGTTGGACGCAAAGTTTATAAAGATAAAAAAAATGGCAATTGTTGTAGCGGAAATTGTTGTGACTGTCATAGCTCATGCAAACCTACTAAGTCAAAATAA
- a CDS encoding Crp/Fnr family transcriptional regulator: MVNKKKEELVFNPNAKTQYIGILISGHLYIEKNLPCGKVVPIFFKKSGEVFGEVALFSSTQTYPCNITAKRPSEIILISKENILKLLLSDILVMNNFLQLIANKALFLNLKTELLSYSSIQQKICYSLLNEFDAKENEIITLPFSKKTWAESLNVSRPSLYRELKSLENYNLLKCIDNNKIGIINAEGLANLIMSE, from the coding sequence TTGGTTAATAAAAAAAAAGAGGAGCTTGTTTTTAACCCCAATGCCAAAACCCAATATATTGGCATTCTTATAAGTGGACATCTTTATATAGAAAAGAACCTACCTTGTGGCAAAGTAGTTCCAATTTTTTTTAAGAAATCAGGTGAAGTTTTTGGGGAAGTGGCCCTGTTTTCAAGTACTCAAACTTATCCATGTAATATAACAGCAAAACGTCCCTCTGAAATAATACTTATATCTAAAGAAAACATTTTAAAATTACTTTTATCAGATATATTAGTTATGAATAATTTTTTACAACTAATTGCCAATAAAGCCCTGTTTTTAAATTTAAAAACAGAACTATTATCCTATTCTTCTATACAACAAAAAATATGCTATTCTCTTTTAAATGAGTTTGATGCAAAAGAAAATGAAATAATAACTCTACCTTTTTCAAAAAAAACTTGGGCAGAAAGTCTCAATGTTTCGAGACCATCCCTTTATAGGGAATTAAAATCCTTAGAAAATTATAACTTATTAAAATGCATAGATAATAATAAAATTGGAATTATCAATGCAGAGGGCCTAGCGAATCTTATTATGTCAGAATAG
- a CDS encoding DUF3795 domain-containing protein — protein sequence MNNYKKAVKDLAPCGNDCSRCANYENSKIVLLSKELNESLKGFENMAERIKDFLPIFKYYEQFSLILNHFSHANCKGCRFSDKPICQCSINVCHKKKKVNFCFECSKYPCSPTTYNKSLTKVWRDNNDYMKKIGVDNFYISQKEKTRY from the coding sequence ATGAATAACTATAAAAAAGCAGTAAAGGATTTAGCGCCATGCGGAAATGATTGTTCAAGATGTGCAAATTATGAGAACAGCAAAATAGTTTTATTAAGTAAGGAACTTAATGAAAGTTTAAAAGGATTTGAAAATATGGCTGAAAGAATAAAAGATTTTTTGCCTATATTTAAATATTATGAACAATTTTCATTAATTTTAAATCATTTCTCACATGCAAATTGTAAGGGGTGTCGATTTAGTGATAAACCTATATGCCAATGCAGCATAAATGTTTGTCATAAAAAGAAAAAGGTAAATTTTTGTTTTGAGTGTTCTAAATATCCTTGTAGTCCAACAACATATAATAAATCTCTCACTAAAGTATGGCGAGATAATAATGATTATATGAAAAAAATAGGTGTGGATAATTTCTATATTTCACAAAAAGAAAAAACTAGATATTAA